The window ACCTGAACGGCACCATGAACCCAGGGGCTTTCTCTGTGATGGTGATTTCCTCATCCTTTGCCTTCGCGGCTTTCCTCTACATAAGAAAGGCCATGAGGGAGTGAGATGAGGGCTGAGAGGCTCAGAGAGCTTGCAGATTCGCCGCTCGGGAACCCGACAAGGTTAGCCATAGCCCTCTACCTCCTCTCCCGCGAGAGGACAACGTTCATCGAGCTTGCTAAAGCCCTCAAGCTGACCCCGGGAAACCTCGACTTCCACCTCAAGGCCCTCGAAAAGGCCGGAATTGTAAAAACCTACTACGGCTTCGGCAAAAGGCCGAGGAAGTTCGTGGAGCTGAGCGAAAAGGGTACAGACGAGCTGGAGAAGGTTATGGGAATCCTCCGGGAGGTGGTGGGCGGTGATTGAATACCTCTACGCCTTCCTCCTCTGGCTGGCGGTCTTTCTGCCCTCATCGGCCCTCGGATCGCTCCTGGCGAAGAGGGGAAAGGGCTTAGC of the Thermococcus sp. genome contains:
- a CDS encoding transcriptional regulator; this encodes MRAERLRELADSPLGNPTRLAIALYLLSRERTTFIELAKALKLTPGNLDFHLKALEKAGIVKTYYGFGKRPRKFVELSEKGTDELEKVMGILREVVGGD